One region of Hymenobacter sediminicola genomic DNA includes:
- the fcl gene encoding GDP-L-fucose synthase yields MELDAKIYVAGHRGMVGSAMVRRLEKAGYTNLLLRTSKELDLCRQAEVEDFFAQEKPDYVVLAAALVGGINANNTYRADFMYNNLMIQNNVIHQSHITGVRKLLFLGSSCIYPKFASQPISEDALLTGPLEPTNEPYALAKIAGVKMCDAYRAQYGSDFISAMPTNLYGPNDNYDLKNSHVLPALIRKFHEAQLQNLPAVQVWGSGKSHREFMHVDDLADACFFLLQHYSESGHINVGTGQDLAIHELAVLVREVVGYEGEIHFDTTMPDGTPRKLMDVSKLAALGWKSAIPLEKGLRDVYQDFLHGAVKHV; encoded by the coding sequence ATGGAACTAGATGCCAAAATTTACGTGGCCGGTCATCGGGGCATGGTTGGTTCGGCGATGGTGCGTCGGCTTGAGAAAGCAGGCTATACCAATTTGCTGTTGCGCACCTCCAAAGAGCTAGACTTGTGCAGGCAAGCCGAGGTAGAGGATTTTTTCGCTCAGGAAAAACCTGATTATGTGGTGTTGGCCGCCGCTTTAGTAGGTGGCATCAATGCTAACAATACCTACCGCGCTGACTTCATGTATAATAACTTGATGATTCAGAACAATGTGATACATCAGAGTCACATTACTGGAGTGCGCAAGTTGCTGTTTCTGGGGTCATCCTGTATCTATCCCAAATTCGCCTCTCAGCCTATCAGCGAGGACGCCTTGCTGACAGGGCCTCTAGAACCAACTAATGAGCCATATGCACTGGCCAAGATTGCGGGGGTAAAGATGTGTGACGCCTACCGGGCTCAATATGGCAGCGACTTCATTTCGGCGATGCCTACAAACCTGTATGGCCCGAATGACAACTACGATCTGAAAAACTCACACGTGTTGCCTGCCCTGATCCGAAAGTTTCATGAGGCCCAGCTTCAGAATCTACCCGCGGTGCAGGTATGGGGATCGGGCAAGTCCCATCGAGAATTCATGCATGTGGATGATTTGGCGGATGCCTGCTTCTTTTTATTGCAGCACTACAGTGAGTCTGGTCACATTAACGTTGGAACAGGGCAGGACCTGGCAATTCACGAGTTAGCCGTACTGGTCCGTGAAGTTGTGGGCTACGAGGGCGAAATTCACTTTGATACGACAATGCCCGATGGAACGCCGCGCAAGCTAATGGACGTCAGTAAACTAGCGGCACTAGGCTGGAAATCTGCTATTCCACTCGAAAAGGGACTGCGCGATGTCTACCAGGATTTTCTGCACGGTGCCGTCAAACATGTGTAG
- a CDS encoding glycosyltransferase family 2 protein, translating to MPILTIIIPCYFNEANIPVTMAELLANEATLPADVRVEYVLVDDGSRDGTLRELLAAQARTPDRVRVVELAGNVGSYNAIVAGMAYATGDCTAIITADLQDPPELLAQMYSYWQQGFRLVIGNRQDREEKGVQKMLANIFHGLMKRFALPNIPSGGFDFVLFDRQVREQVLQMQERNSNVFYLMTWLGHAYVNIPYVRRKRQLGRSRWTIQKKVKLFIDSFLSFSFLPIRAISVAGLVLGSGSFLYGLYLMFLKLSGRTEPLGWTALMVVMLLVSAFQMTALGVIGEYVWRGLDAARNRPLYVIKQVHEVSK from the coding sequence ATGCCCATCCTCACCATCATCATCCCTTGTTACTTCAACGAGGCCAATATTCCGGTCACGATGGCCGAACTGCTGGCCAACGAAGCAACACTGCCAGCGGATGTGCGGGTAGAGTACGTGCTGGTAGATGACGGCTCGCGCGATGGAACACTGAGGGAGTTGCTGGCCGCGCAGGCCCGCACGCCGGACCGCGTCAGGGTAGTAGAACTGGCCGGCAATGTGGGCTCCTATAACGCTATTGTAGCAGGCATGGCTTATGCCACCGGCGACTGTACAGCCATCATCACGGCCGACTTGCAGGACCCTCCCGAGCTGCTGGCGCAGATGTACAGCTACTGGCAGCAGGGGTTTCGCCTCGTCATTGGCAATCGGCAGGACCGAGAGGAAAAAGGAGTGCAGAAGATGCTGGCCAACATATTTCATGGCCTTATGAAGCGTTTTGCGCTGCCGAATATTCCTTCTGGAGGCTTCGATTTTGTGCTCTTCGATAGGCAGGTACGGGAGCAGGTGCTACAAATGCAGGAACGCAACAGCAACGTGTTTTATCTCATGACTTGGCTGGGGCACGCATACGTCAATATTCCTTACGTGCGCCGTAAGCGCCAACTGGGCCGCTCCCGCTGGACAATTCAGAAGAAGGTGAAGCTTTTCATCGACTCGTTTCTTTCCTTTTCATTCCTGCCAATCCGGGCCATTTCGGTCGCAGGATTGGTATTGGGCAGCGGCTCTTTCCTTTATGGTCTCTACCTTATGTTTCTGAAGCTTTCCGGCCGAACGGAACCACTGGGCTGGACCGCGCTGATGGTGGTGATGCTGCTGGTATCAGCATTCCAGATGACAGCGTTAGGTGTTATAGGAGAATATGTGTGGCGTGGCCTTGATGCAGCCCGCAATAGGCCGCTCTATGTTATAAAGCAAGTGCATGAAGTTTCAAAGTGA
- a CDS encoding peptidylprolyl isomerase: MTYPASLRVLLGLCCSASLFTACTPSSPTTAATAPVAVALNRFADATLRQIATAQDERNTTALLPYLLSPEARYRQAAALALASVQDKAATQPLLPLLKDTDAATRRAAAYALGQIGDSTAVEPLAYYIVTAPTPVQRRYLSEALGRCATRTSLRMLWRSAATPDTILSAGQAWGLFRAGSRGITSEAAVARAVALLEARQPLAARQGAAFTLARTPRLDLTAYQSALVTATTDSDPTVRAMAASALGKVKSSGVAAILTTLARRDADHRVRVSALRAMNATIYAPVKETVWQALTDPSSQVAVTAAEFFLTHATGEPGILFLEKANKISNWRVRSTLLAAALKLGGAERNAIRTAVQQRYSAATDPYEKGYLLKALGEDPAAYEFVEQATFAPGQPLVVGSYGMEALVAMRRLSAFPEAQQAAFALTLRRALAGGDVTVMSTAAEALRDPQLDLRRLLPNPDFIVAARDKLVLPRDLEAWQSLQQTIDYLQKIPATPVPVAKAASHPIDWAVVQTIPARQRVIVHTTQGDVTMQLHVEDAPGSVSSFVQLVQQGFYNGRFFHRVVPNFVAQGGCPRGDGSGSTDYNLRSEFGDLHYGEGAVGLASAGKDTESCQWFITHAPTPHLDGRYTIFAQVVQGMDVVQRLDIGDKITRIDLIR, translated from the coding sequence ATGACCTACCCTGCCTCCCTACGTGTTTTGCTAGGCCTTTGCTGCTCAGCCAGCCTATTTACGGCCTGTACCCCCTCCTCGCCTACAACTGCTGCAACTGCTCCAGTAGCTGTAGCCCTCAATCGATTTGCGGATGCCACACTGCGCCAAATAGCTACCGCGCAGGATGAGCGTAACACCACTGCCCTGCTGCCCTACCTACTGAGTCCTGAGGCACGCTACCGGCAGGCGGCAGCACTAGCGCTGGCTTCGGTACAGGACAAAGCGGCTACCCAGCCCCTGCTACCGCTACTGAAAGACACTGATGCTGCGACCCGGCGTGCGGCAGCCTATGCGCTGGGGCAGATTGGGGACAGCACCGCCGTGGAGCCACTGGCCTATTACATTGTAACTGCTCCTACCCCAGTACAAAGACGTTATCTGTCGGAGGCCCTAGGCCGGTGCGCGACCCGTACGTCGCTACGGATGCTGTGGCGCAGCGCGGCCACTCCCGACACAATTTTATCGGCGGGACAGGCGTGGGGATTATTCCGGGCTGGGAGCCGAGGTATTACGTCGGAGGCAGCCGTAGCGCGAGCAGTGGCACTGCTGGAGGCAAGGCAGCCACTAGCAGCCCGCCAAGGTGCCGCTTTCACGCTGGCCCGTACGCCTCGCCTCGATCTTACCGCATACCAGTCGGCTCTTGTTACAGCCACCACCGACTCCGATCCGACAGTTCGGGCAATGGCAGCCAGCGCCCTTGGCAAGGTGAAATCTTCTGGAGTGGCGGCTATCCTTACAACCCTAGCACGGCGTGACGCTGATCACCGCGTGCGGGTAAGTGCGCTACGGGCCATGAATGCCACCATATATGCTCCGGTGAAGGAAACCGTCTGGCAGGCCCTCACCGACCCCAGCAGCCAAGTAGCCGTGACGGCCGCCGAGTTCTTCCTGACACATGCTACCGGAGAACCCGGCATCCTCTTTTTAGAAAAAGCCAATAAGATCAGCAACTGGCGAGTACGGTCTACGCTGCTGGCGGCTGCTCTGAAACTGGGAGGTGCAGAGCGCAATGCCATCCGGACGGCCGTGCAGCAGCGCTACTCAGCTGCCACCGACCCTTACGAAAAAGGCTACCTGCTGAAAGCGCTGGGCGAGGACCCGGCGGCATATGAGTTTGTGGAGCAAGCCACGTTTGCACCGGGCCAACCGCTGGTGGTAGGCTCCTATGGAATGGAAGCTCTGGTAGCCATGCGCCGCCTCTCCGCCTTCCCGGAAGCACAACAAGCTGCTTTTGCCCTCACACTGCGGCGCGCTCTGGCCGGCGGCGATGTTACAGTGATGAGCACGGCGGCCGAGGCCTTACGTGATCCACAGCTTGATCTGCGACGGCTGCTTCCCAATCCTGATTTCATTGTAGCGGCCCGCGACAAGCTAGTTTTGCCCCGCGACCTGGAGGCATGGCAGTCGTTGCAGCAAACCATCGACTATCTGCAGAAAATCCCTGCTACGCCTGTGCCGGTTGCCAAAGCCGCCAGCCACCCGATTGACTGGGCAGTAGTACAAACGATACCGGCGCGGCAGCGGGTAATAGTGCACACTACCCAGGGCGACGTGACTATGCAACTGCACGTGGAAGACGCACCAGGCTCGGTGTCCAGCTTCGTGCAGCTTGTGCAGCAGGGTTTCTACAATGGCCGGTTCTTTCATCGGGTAGTGCCAAACTTTGTAGCGCAGGGTGGCTGCCCGCGCGGCGACGGTTCCGGCAGCACCGATTACAATCTACGTTCTGAATTCGGCGACCTGCACTATGGTGAAGGCGCCGTAGGTCTCGCCTCAGCCGGCAAAGACACCGAAAGCTGCCAGTGGTTCATCACCCACGCCCCTACTCCGCACCTCGATGGCCGCTACACCATATTTGCCCAGGTGGTGCAGGGCATGGACGTCGTGCAGCGGCTTGATATCGGGGACAAAATCACGCGGATCGATCTGATTCGCTGA
- a CDS encoding acyl-CoA-binding protein, with the protein MDLQQQFEAAVSRVDGLPGDKAAPHMTELYGLYKQATEGDHDAKRDEVGDEMPDNPNGPEGMSQAQWDSWSKFKGVEQDEARRQYIDKVNELAGPVGEKPTIITGSGQPATGSQVNPPSDSNSTTAQQPDAGPGVSQGGLRGDITAGAPYGGEDRLKDVQ; encoded by the coding sequence ATGGACCTCCAGCAACAATTTGAAGCCGCCGTATCGCGCGTAGATGGCCTGCCAGGCGACAAAGCCGCGCCACACATGACGGAGCTATATGGCCTCTACAAGCAGGCTACCGAAGGCGACCATGACGCCAAACGTGACGAAGTAGGCGACGAAATGCCTGATAACCCGAATGGTCCTGAAGGCATGTCGCAGGCGCAATGGGACTCCTGGAGTAAGTTTAAGGGGGTCGAACAGGACGAAGCGCGTCGCCAATATATTGATAAGGTGAACGAACTAGCTGGCCCGGTTGGCGAAAAGCCTACCATTATTACGGGCAGTGGCCAGCCAGCTACCGGTTCCCAGGTAAATCCGCCTTCGGATAGCAACAGCACAACCGCACAGCAGCCAGATGCGGGGCCAGGTGTTTCGCAGGGTGGCCTGCGCGGTGATATTACGGCGGGCGCACCCTATGGCGGCGAGGACCGCCTGAAAGATGTGCAGTAG
- a CDS encoding cupin domain-containing protein, which produces MADSTITKIDSAHSPKGPDGEKYLASGTQVSMRLWENEQPGEPKESASRQYETVGYVLKGRAELHLEGQMVLLEPGNSWVVPKGSKHTYKILEAFSAVEATSPPAQVHGRDK; this is translated from the coding sequence ATGGCTGACTCCACCATTACTAAAATAGATTCGGCGCATTCGCCCAAGGGCCCGGATGGTGAAAAATACCTGGCTTCCGGTACGCAGGTGTCCATGCGACTATGGGAAAATGAGCAGCCCGGAGAGCCCAAGGAATCGGCCAGCCGCCAATACGAAACGGTAGGCTATGTGCTAAAAGGTCGCGCCGAACTGCATCTGGAAGGCCAGATGGTGCTACTGGAACCCGGCAACTCTTGGGTGGTGCCCAAAGGCTCTAAGCATACCTACAAAATACTGGAAGCATTTTCGGCCGTAGAAGCCACCTCGCCACCCGCCCAAGTACACGGCCGCGACAAATAG
- a CDS encoding UDP-glucuronic acid decarboxylase family protein, with the protein MSDKKRVLITGGAGFLGSHLCERFLKEGYHVIAMDNLITGDLQNIEHLFAREDFEFHHHDVSKFVFVPGKLDYILHFASPASPIDYLKIPIQTLKVGSLGTHNLLGLARVKNARLLIASTSEVYGDPEIHPQVEEYFGNVNPVGPRGCYDEAKRFQEAITMAYHNHHGLETRIVRIFNTYGPRMRLDDGRVLPAFLSQALRGEALTVFGDGSQTRSFCYVDDLVDGIYRLLLSDYHMPVNIGNPSEITIKEFGEEIARLTGVEFKPDYRPLPENDPMKRRPDITKAQEILGWEPKVDRAEGLRRTLEYFKEHVQR; encoded by the coding sequence ATGTCTGATAAGAAACGTGTACTCATCACCGGTGGCGCTGGCTTTTTGGGGTCACATCTGTGCGAGCGGTTCCTCAAGGAGGGATACCATGTCATTGCCATGGATAACCTCATTACCGGCGACCTGCAAAATATTGAGCACCTGTTTGCCCGCGAGGATTTCGAGTTTCATCACCACGATGTATCGAAGTTCGTTTTCGTGCCCGGCAAGCTGGATTATATCCTGCATTTTGCCTCGCCGGCTTCGCCCATCGACTACCTCAAGATTCCGATTCAGACCCTGAAAGTAGGCTCGCTGGGTACGCACAATCTGCTGGGCTTGGCCCGTGTGAAAAATGCCCGGCTGCTGATTGCCAGCACCTCGGAAGTGTACGGTGACCCGGAAATTCATCCGCAGGTAGAAGAGTATTTCGGCAACGTAAATCCCGTTGGCCCGCGCGGTTGCTACGACGAGGCCAAGCGTTTCCAGGAAGCCATTACGATGGCCTATCACAACCACCACGGTCTGGAAACGCGCATTGTGCGCATCTTCAATACCTACGGTCCCCGCATGCGCCTCGACGACGGCCGTGTATTGCCGGCATTTCTGTCGCAGGCACTGCGTGGTGAGGCTCTGACGGTATTCGGCGACGGTTCGCAGACGCGTTCCTTCTGCTACGTTGATGACTTGGTAGACGGTATTTACCGCCTGTTACTCAGCGACTACCACATGCCGGTTAACATTGGCAACCCGTCGGAAATCACCATCAAGGAGTTTGGCGAAGAAATAGCGCGCCTGACCGGCGTGGAATTTAAGCCCGACTACCGTCCGCTGCCTGAAAACGACCCCATGAAGCGTCGCCCGGACATCACCAAAGCACAGGAGATTTTGGGCTGGGAGCCTAAAGTAGACCGTGCCGAAGGCCTGCGTCGCACCCTGGAGTACTTCAAAGAGCACGTACAGCGCTAA
- a CDS encoding UDP-glucose dehydrogenase family protein, whose translation MKIAVVGTGYVGLVTGTCFAEVGIEVTCIDIDQKKIDNLKQGILPIYEPGLEEMVNRNVGAGRLHFTTNLAEAVKDADVAFIAVGTPPGEDGSADLKYVLAVARGIGENLTDYCVIVTKSTVPVGTAAKVRAELEKALTKRNASVEFDVASNPEFLKEGAAIDDFLKPDRIVVGISSERAEEVMRKLYKPFLLNGHPIIFMDIPSAEMTKYAANSMLATKISFMNDIANLCEIMGADVNMVRKGIGSDARIGTKFIYPGIGYGGSCFPKDVKALIKTAAENGYQMQVLQAVESVNEAQKEVLFDKVKKHFGNNLAGKKLAVWGLSFKPKTDDMREAPSLVIIEKLLAEGCTVSAYDPVAMEEAKHSLGDRITYAKDQFSTLVDADALLVVTEWPEFRSPSFEVVGKLLKQKVIFDGRNIYDPAELKELGFAYHCIGVRTTHKEPA comes from the coding sequence ATGAAAATCGCAGTAGTAGGCACCGGCTATGTTGGGTTGGTTACAGGTACTTGCTTTGCCGAAGTAGGTATCGAAGTAACATGTATCGATATCGACCAGAAAAAGATTGATAATCTGAAGCAAGGCATTTTACCAATCTATGAGCCAGGCCTAGAAGAAATGGTGAACCGCAATGTGGGCGCTGGCCGCCTGCATTTCACTACCAACCTGGCGGAGGCTGTCAAGGATGCGGACGTAGCCTTTATTGCTGTTGGAACACCCCCCGGCGAAGATGGCTCCGCTGATCTGAAATACGTGCTGGCCGTAGCACGTGGCATCGGCGAAAACCTGACGGATTATTGCGTCATCGTTACTAAAAGCACCGTGCCGGTAGGTACGGCCGCCAAGGTCCGGGCTGAACTGGAAAAGGCTTTAACCAAGCGTAATGCTTCGGTGGAGTTCGATGTGGCTTCTAACCCTGAATTCCTGAAAGAAGGCGCGGCCATCGACGACTTCCTCAAGCCAGACCGGATTGTAGTAGGGATTTCGTCGGAGCGGGCAGAGGAAGTAATGCGCAAGCTTTACAAGCCGTTCCTGCTCAACGGGCACCCTATCATTTTCATGGATATTCCGTCGGCGGAAATGACGAAATACGCGGCCAACTCTATGCTGGCCACGAAAATATCGTTCATGAACGACATTGCCAACCTATGCGAAATCATGGGTGCTGATGTGAACATGGTACGCAAAGGCATTGGCTCCGATGCCCGGATTGGCACCAAATTCATCTATCCCGGCATCGGCTACGGTGGTTCGTGCTTCCCTAAGGACGTGAAAGCTCTTATCAAAACGGCTGCCGAAAACGGCTACCAGATGCAAGTGCTGCAGGCCGTAGAAAGCGTAAATGAGGCGCAGAAGGAAGTGCTGTTCGATAAAGTAAAAAAGCATTTCGGCAATAACCTAGCCGGCAAGAAGTTGGCTGTATGGGGATTGTCGTTCAAGCCTAAAACCGACGACATGCGGGAAGCACCATCGTTGGTTATTATTGAGAAGCTATTGGCGGAAGGCTGTACCGTTTCGGCCTACGACCCAGTGGCTATGGAAGAAGCGAAACACTCGCTCGGCGACCGTATCACCTACGCCAAAGACCAGTTCTCCACCCTTGTAGACGCTGACGCGCTACTCGTCGTGACGGAGTGGCCTGAGTTCCGTTCTCCGAGCTTTGAAGTAGTGGGCAAACTGCTGAAGCAGAAGGTTATTTTTGACGGCCGCAACATCTACGATCCGGCCGAACTGAAGGAGCTGGGCTTTGCTTACCATTGCATCGGCGTCCGGACCACACACAAAGAGCCTGCTTAA
- the asnB gene encoding asparagine synthase (glutamine-hydrolyzing), whose protein sequence is MCGITGLFAFTDTGRSALAALPASTDAIVSRGPDSQGHFVYDRCGLGFRRLAILDLSADGNQPMTDESGRYTIVFNGEIFNFRELRQRLVKKGHKFHSQTDTEVILRLYITEGRGFLKKLNGFFGLAIYDKEEDSLFIARDRMGEKPVLIYRDEDKLFFASEMKSLMALGIPRKLDYVALSHYLQLNYIPGPATIFKGVKKLLPGHYLFIKGKKVVRKRWYKVPYDPKKVEKNKLTYEQQQTKLVELLDDATARRLVADVPVGAFLSGGIDSSVVVALASRHTDHLNTFSIGYRDEPFFDETKYAKLVAERYKTNHTVFSLTNQDLYDHIFDVLDYIDEPFADSSALAVYILSKRTREKATVALSGDGADELFAGYNKHMGEFQVRQGGFKAEAVTGLNLLWDILPKSRNSFFGNRVRQFQRFSRGMLSGPKDRYWDWASFASEKDSRSLLSAASRRKVGKKLAEKRRKDILENLHADGDLNEVLLTDTTLVLPYDMLAKVDMMSMANSLEVRPPFLDPNVVRFAFSLPVESKIDAKMKKRIVQDAFRSLLPEELYKRPKHGFEVPLLKWFRGELRPLIEDDLLSDGFIEAQGVFDVDAIRALKTQLFSRSPGDVHARIWALIVFQHWWKRYMMAPVAQTVKTVTQ, encoded by the coding sequence ATGTGTGGAATCACCGGATTATTCGCCTTCACTGACACAGGCCGTAGCGCGCTGGCCGCGCTGCCGGCTTCTACTGATGCCATTGTCAGCCGTGGCCCCGATTCGCAGGGGCACTTCGTGTACGACCGTTGTGGCCTCGGCTTTCGGCGCCTTGCCATTCTCGACCTCTCAGCCGATGGTAACCAGCCCATGACTGACGAGTCGGGGCGGTACACTATCGTCTTCAACGGCGAAATTTTCAACTTCCGCGAGTTGCGTCAGCGCCTTGTAAAAAAAGGCCATAAGTTTCATTCCCAGACCGATACGGAGGTTATTCTGCGCCTCTACATCACGGAGGGTCGCGGCTTTCTGAAGAAGCTAAATGGTTTCTTTGGGCTGGCTATCTACGATAAGGAAGAGGACTCGCTCTTCATTGCCCGCGACCGGATGGGGGAGAAGCCTGTACTCATCTACCGCGACGAAGACAAGCTGTTCTTCGCTTCTGAAATGAAGTCGTTGATGGCACTTGGCATCCCGCGCAAGCTCGACTATGTAGCCCTGAGCCACTATCTACAACTCAACTACATTCCTGGTCCGGCTACCATTTTCAAAGGTGTGAAGAAGCTGCTGCCCGGCCACTATCTTTTCATTAAAGGAAAGAAGGTGGTGCGCAAGCGCTGGTACAAAGTGCCCTACGACCCGAAGAAGGTTGAGAAAAACAAGCTGACGTATGAGCAGCAGCAAACCAAGTTGGTTGAGCTGCTCGATGATGCTACCGCACGCCGCCTCGTGGCCGACGTACCGGTAGGGGCCTTTCTCAGCGGCGGCATCGACTCAAGTGTCGTGGTAGCATTGGCCTCGCGCCACACCGACCACCTGAACACGTTCAGTATTGGCTACCGCGACGAGCCTTTCTTTGATGAAACGAAGTATGCTAAGCTGGTAGCGGAGCGCTACAAGACCAATCACACGGTCTTTTCGCTCACCAACCAGGACCTCTACGACCATATCTTCGACGTCCTCGACTACATCGACGAGCCTTTTGCCGATTCATCGGCGCTGGCGGTGTACATTCTCAGCAAACGCACCCGTGAAAAGGCTACTGTGGCCCTATCCGGCGACGGAGCCGATGAATTGTTTGCGGGCTACAACAAGCACATGGGCGAGTTTCAGGTTCGGCAGGGCGGCTTCAAGGCCGAAGCCGTAACGGGCCTCAACCTGCTGTGGGATATTCTGCCTAAGTCGCGCAATTCCTTCTTCGGCAACCGTGTACGGCAGTTTCAGCGCTTCTCGCGCGGCATGCTCAGCGGCCCTAAGGACCGATACTGGGACTGGGCTTCCTTTGCCTCCGAAAAAGATTCGCGCAGCCTGCTTAGTGCAGCTTCTCGCCGCAAAGTAGGCAAGAAGCTGGCCGAGAAGCGCCGCAAGGACATTCTGGAGAATCTGCACGCTGATGGCGACCTGAACGAAGTACTGCTCACTGATACCACGCTGGTGCTGCCCTACGACATGTTGGCCAAGGTGGACATGATGAGCATGGCCAACTCGTTGGAAGTGCGCCCGCCTTTCCTCGACCCCAACGTAGTGCGCTTCGCCTTCTCATTGCCCGTCGAAAGCAAAATCGACGCGAAAATGAAGAAGCGTATTGTGCAGGATGCCTTCCGTTCTCTGCTGCCCGAGGAGCTATATAAGCGCCCGAAACATGGGTTCGAAGTGCCACTGCTCAAGTGGTTCCGCGGCGAACTGCGCCCCTTGATTGAGGACGATTTGCTCTCCGATGGCTTCATTGAAGCGCAGGGAGTATTCGACGTTGATGCCATTCGGGCCCTGAAAACACAGTTGTTCTCGCGCAGCCCCGGCGACGTGCATGCCCGCATCTGGGCTCTCATTGTGTTCCAGCACTGGTGGAAACGCTACATGATGGCTCCCGTCGCGCAGACCGTTAAAACAGTTACGCAATAG
- a CDS encoding DegT/DnrJ/EryC1/StrS family aminotransferase — MSAASFFLITLRMDSAAIPFLAFGPQHDPIREQVLAAVAAVYDSHWYVLGDAVRQFEAEYAHYSATAHCIGVGNGLDALYLSLKALGVGEGDEVLVPSNTYIATWLAVSMTGARPMPVEPDTMTYNLAPDLLAAALTPRTRAILPVHLYGQACQMGPIMAFAEEHNLWVIEDNAQAHGATWQGQVTGSFGQLNATSFYPGKNLGALGDAGAVTTNSAEAAEQVRLLRNYGSRQKYHNEIPGVNSRLDELQAAVLRVKLPYIETWTHQRQQIAAWYTQQLAGVPDLILPATAAGATHVYHLYVVRTSRRDALQQHLTQHGIGTLIHYPVPPHLQPAYSGLGYRPGDFPVAEALAATSLSLPLWPGLSEEQVVRVSEVIRDFLRE, encoded by the coding sequence GTGTCCGCTGCCTCTTTCTTTCTGATTACGCTTCGTATGGATTCCGCCGCCATTCCTTTTCTGGCCTTTGGTCCGCAGCACGACCCTATTCGGGAGCAGGTGCTGGCGGCCGTGGCCGCAGTCTATGATTCGCACTGGTATGTGCTGGGCGACGCCGTGCGGCAGTTTGAGGCCGAGTATGCACACTATAGTGCCACTGCGCATTGTATAGGAGTCGGGAATGGCTTGGATGCCCTTTATTTGAGTTTAAAGGCGCTGGGAGTGGGAGAAGGCGACGAGGTACTAGTACCCAGCAACACCTACATTGCCACTTGGCTGGCTGTATCCATGACCGGAGCGCGGCCCATGCCCGTGGAGCCCGACACCATGACGTATAATCTGGCTCCAGACCTGTTGGCAGCGGCCCTTACGCCCCGTACCCGCGCCATTCTGCCGGTACACCTATACGGCCAAGCCTGCCAAATGGGCCCTATTATGGCCTTCGCAGAGGAACATAACCTGTGGGTAATAGAGGACAACGCGCAGGCGCATGGAGCTACTTGGCAGGGGCAGGTCACGGGAAGTTTTGGCCAGCTGAACGCCACTAGCTTCTACCCAGGTAAGAACCTAGGCGCGCTAGGCGACGCGGGTGCTGTCACGACAAATTCAGCGGAAGCGGCTGAACAGGTGCGACTCCTGCGCAACTACGGTTCCCGGCAGAAATATCACAACGAAATTCCCGGCGTTAACTCCCGTCTGGACGAGTTGCAGGCGGCTGTGTTGCGCGTAAAGCTGCCGTATATCGAGACCTGGACCCACCAGCGCCAGCAGATTGCCGCCTGGTATACCCAGCAACTCGCCGGTGTGCCCGACCTGATTCTCCCTGCTACGGCGGCCGGCGCCACCCACGTCTATCATCTGTATGTGGTACGCACGTCGCGCCGTGATGCCCTTCAGCAGCACCTGACCCAACACGGTATCGGCACGCTCATTCACTATCCGGTACCCCCGCATCTGCAGCCCGCTTATTCCGGCTTAGGATACCGGCCCGGCGACTTTCCGGTGGCAGAAGCGTTGGCGGCTACCAGTCTCAGTCTGCCCTTGTGGCCTGGGCTGAGCGAGGAGCAGGTTGTCCGAGTCAGTGAAGTTATTCGTGATTTTTTGCGCGAATAG
- a CDS encoding sugar 3,4-ketoisomerase: MNVLPDSQQTYPAPYLLPFSRLGAPDIGYITVVESLTHLPFAIARTFWTYFTPESIVRGRHAHYRTEQVLVALAGRIIVTTEQPDGTLDTFRLESPDTGLYIPPNVWHTMQYSHTAVQLVLTSTAYDEGDYIRDYEQFRKTWRTH; this comes from the coding sequence ATGAACGTTCTGCCTGACTCCCAGCAGACATACCCTGCGCCTTACTTATTGCCCTTTTCCCGATTGGGAGCACCGGACATTGGGTACATCACGGTAGTCGAATCACTAACCCATCTGCCCTTTGCTATTGCCCGCACATTCTGGACATATTTCACACCGGAAAGCATTGTGCGGGGCCGCCATGCGCATTATCGTACGGAGCAAGTCTTGGTGGCCTTGGCCGGCCGCATCATCGTGACGACGGAGCAGCCCGATGGAACGCTGGATACTTTTCGGCTGGAAAGCCCCGATACGGGCCTTTACATTCCGCCGAATGTGTGGCATACGATGCAGTATTCACACACGGCTGTTCAGTTAGTACTTACCTCAACTGCTTACGACGAAGGAGACTATATCCGCGACTATGAGCAGTTCCGGAAAACATGGCGTACGCATTGA